The Punica granatum isolate Tunisia-2019 chromosome 4, ASM765513v2, whole genome shotgun sequence genome has a window encoding:
- the LOC116206124 gene encoding nudix hydrolase 13, mitochondrial-like isoform X1: protein MSAMVARTGRHRQRYEDNLRLVSGCIPYRLTKDNDYQRGSIENRVEVLMVSSPNRDDLVFPKGGWEDDETVEEAACREAQEEAGVRGVLNETPLGVWEFRSKSRQDVCSLEGGCRGYMFALEVTEELEAWPERENRCRRWVNVKEAFELCRYQWMCQALERFLRVLAEEAKLKMIGESPEPPPPADMVAESPIVPPSCCIDAPTAQRHSAMMPFSWIVTVKRLPLT from the exons ATGTCAGCAATGGTGGCTCGGACCGGGCGGCACAGACAGCGTTACGAGGACAACTTGCGACTGGTCTCGGG ATGCATCCCTTACCGACTCACAAAGGACAATGACTATCAGAGAGGCAGCATAGAGAACAGAGTAGAAGTACTTATGGTCTCGTCCCCGAATCGAGATGATCTCGTCTTCCCCAAG GGTGGATGGGAGGACGATGAGACCGTTGAAGAAGCAGCGTGTCGTGAAGCTCAAGAGGAGGCTGGAGTAAGAGGAGTACTCAAT GAAACTCCACTTGGTGTTTGGGAATTTAGGAGTAAGAGCAGACAGGACGTTTGCAGCCTAGAAGGAGGCTGCCGAGGATATATGTTCGCACTCGAGGTCACCGAGGAGCTTGAGGCCTGGCCAGAGCGAGAAAACCGTTGTCGGAGATGG GTAAACGTGAAGGAAGCTTTCGAGCTCTGCCGCTACCAATGGATGTGTCAGGCGCTGGAGAGGTTCCTCAGGGTACTGGCAGAAGAGGCAAAGCTCAAGATGATAGGAGAATCCCCCGAGCCCCCACCACCCGCGGACATGGTGGCTGAATCCCCTATCGTGCCACCCAGCTGCTGCATAGATGCCCCGACAGCACAGCGTCACTCTGCCATGATGCCTTTCTCATGGATCGTCACTGTAAAGAGGTTGCCCCTGACCTGA
- the LOC116206124 gene encoding nudix hydrolase 13, mitochondrial-like isoform X2, whose protein sequence is MRCIPYRLTKDNDYQRGSIENRVEVLMVSSPNRDDLVFPKGGWEDDETVEEAACREAQEEAGVRGVLNETPLGVWEFRSKSRQDVCSLEGGCRGYMFALEVTEELEAWPERENRCRRWVNVKEAFELCRYQWMCQALERFLRVLAEEAKLKMIGESPEPPPPADMVAESPIVPPSCCIDAPTAQRHSAMMPFSWIVTVKRLPLT, encoded by the exons ATGAG ATGCATCCCTTACCGACTCACAAAGGACAATGACTATCAGAGAGGCAGCATAGAGAACAGAGTAGAAGTACTTATGGTCTCGTCCCCGAATCGAGATGATCTCGTCTTCCCCAAG GGTGGATGGGAGGACGATGAGACCGTTGAAGAAGCAGCGTGTCGTGAAGCTCAAGAGGAGGCTGGAGTAAGAGGAGTACTCAAT GAAACTCCACTTGGTGTTTGGGAATTTAGGAGTAAGAGCAGACAGGACGTTTGCAGCCTAGAAGGAGGCTGCCGAGGATATATGTTCGCACTCGAGGTCACCGAGGAGCTTGAGGCCTGGCCAGAGCGAGAAAACCGTTGTCGGAGATGG GTAAACGTGAAGGAAGCTTTCGAGCTCTGCCGCTACCAATGGATGTGTCAGGCGCTGGAGAGGTTCCTCAGGGTACTGGCAGAAGAGGCAAAGCTCAAGATGATAGGAGAATCCCCCGAGCCCCCACCACCCGCGGACATGGTGGCTGAATCCCCTATCGTGCCACCCAGCTGCTGCATAGATGCCCCGACAGCACAGCGTCACTCTGCCATGATGCCTTTCTCATGGATCGTCACTGTAAAGAGGTTGCCCCTGACCTGA